One genomic window of Solanum dulcamara chromosome 12, daSolDulc1.2, whole genome shotgun sequence includes the following:
- the LOC129876596 gene encoding uncharacterized protein LOC129876596 isoform X1 — protein MLSMLTIHQKCTILGGFNTIQRHFRRVRANINAPLTSVFKVGGQKAMATASVTLSPATVILAARVGTNRCSQKRTKVKYISGLNSFGGLKAHNDVVSLGLPLSTEQSFANIVSSLRSTSSSQGNGGALSSTCNAAAEIFKIASVITALVLVGVAVGFVLLRIEASVEESD, from the exons ATGTTGTCCATGTTGACAATCCAccaaaaatgcactattttGGGAGGATTCAACACAATCCAGCGGCATTTTAGGAGAGTTCGAGCAAACATTAATGCCCCTTTAACAAGTGTTTTCAAG GTTGGTGGTCAGAAAGCAATGGCAACAGCTTCAGTGACACTCTCTCCAGCAACAGTTATTCTGGCAGCCAGAGTTGGCACAAACAGGTGTTCCCAGAAAAGAACCAAAGTGAAGTACATTAGTGGCTTGAATTCATTTGGAGGGCTTAAGGCACATAACGATGTTGTCTCATTAGGCCTCCCTCTGAGTACTGAACAGtcatttgccaacattgttAGTTCCTTGAgatcaacatcatcatcacaagGCAATGGTGGAGCTTTGTCTTCTACTTGCAATGCTGCTGCTGAGATTTTCAAGATTGCTTCCGTTATTACAGCCCTGGTTCTCGTTGGAGTTGCTGTTGGTTTTGTCCTCCTTCGAATTGAAGCTTCTGTTGAGGAATCTGATTGA
- the LOC129876594 gene encoding uncharacterized protein LOC129876594 encodes MGTFLGHLVPGLALALLGFWHTISTIRANYQNGTTKFRSRFWYPFKSPLPTLHHIDLILVLSFSLFCIVIQFIDFPSLHLSFKLHNIEHATMFLHLTVYAGFTLLAEISNLHEILHGILGILATSIFGQELFLLHYHSTDHVGLEGHYHWLLQLVVCIALMSALVVTCFPYCFPAALVLSISVIFQGVWFINMGFNLWFPHFVPQGCVMQSSEDHESSVHGAIMCQTDEADIRARAMANLQFSWVIAAILILVAGISLMFARNRADTTLLSKYEQLQSRGRDTPVTINCLKQTTK; translated from the coding sequence ATGGGGACATTTCTTGGACATCTAGTACCTGGCTTGGCCTTAGCCCTCCTTGGATTTTGGCATACAATTAGCACCATTAGAGCCAACTATCAAAATGGAACTACAAAATTCAGATCAAGGTTTTGGTACCCTTTCAAGAGTCCCCTTCCAACTTTACATCACATTGATCTTATTCTTGTCTTGTCCTTCTCCCTCTTTTGCATAGTTATCCAGTTCATAGACTTCCCTTCTCTTCACTTATCATTCAAGCTTCATAATATTGAACATGCCACCATGTTCCTTCACTTGACCGTATATGCGGGTTTTACTCTTCTTGCTGAGATAAGTAACTTACATGAGATCCTACATGGGATCTTAGGCATActtgctacatctatttttggtCAGGAGCTTTTCTTACTTCATTATCATTCAACTGATCATGTAGGACTTGAAGGCCATTACCACTGGCTGTTGCAACTTGTCGTGTGTATTGCCCTTATGTCAGCTCTTGTTGTCACTTGCTTCCCTTATTGTTTCCCTGCAGCACTTGTTCTTTCGATTTCAGTCATTTTCCAAGGTGTTTGGTTCATCAACATGGGATTCAACCTATGGTTTCCACACTTTGTTCCACAAGGATGTGTTATGCAATCAAGTGAAGATCATGAAAGCTCCGTGCATGGAGCGATCATGTGTCAAACAGATGAAGCTGATATAAGGGCCCGAGCTATGGCAAACTTGCAGTTTAGCTGGGTAATTGCAGCTATCTTGATCCTTGTGGCTGGTATTTCCCTTATGTTCGCCAGAAATCGAGCAGATACGACTCTGTTGTCTAAGTATGAGCAGCTTCAGAGTAGGGGCAGAGACACCCCTGTAACAATTAATTGCTTGAAGCAAACTACTAAATAA
- the LOC129876596 gene encoding uncharacterized protein LOC129876596 isoform X2 produces the protein MATASVTLSPATVILAARVGTNRCSQKRTKVKYISGLNSFGGLKAHNDVVSLGLPLSTEQSFANIVSSLRSTSSSQGNGGALSSTCNAAAEIFKIASVITALVLVGVAVGFVLLRIEASVEESD, from the coding sequence ATGGCAACAGCTTCAGTGACACTCTCTCCAGCAACAGTTATTCTGGCAGCCAGAGTTGGCACAAACAGGTGTTCCCAGAAAAGAACCAAAGTGAAGTACATTAGTGGCTTGAATTCATTTGGAGGGCTTAAGGCACATAACGATGTTGTCTCATTAGGCCTCCCTCTGAGTACTGAACAGtcatttgccaacattgttAGTTCCTTGAgatcaacatcatcatcacaagGCAATGGTGGAGCTTTGTCTTCTACTTGCAATGCTGCTGCTGAGATTTTCAAGATTGCTTCCGTTATTACAGCCCTGGTTCTCGTTGGAGTTGCTGTTGGTTTTGTCCTCCTTCGAATTGAAGCTTCTGTTGAGGAATCTGATTGA